In Cydia pomonella isolate Wapato2018A chromosome 27, ilCydPomo1, whole genome shotgun sequence, a single genomic region encodes these proteins:
- the LOC133532629 gene encoding PCNA-associated factor-like, producing MARTKASAGAKVASGKSSKARCSVAIPASSSGSSGSSDRAGRSGGGGGGNSVCPRETPKWQKPITNFFICKEPARGSDNEDEGAEASSSKPEAPKPIVDSDEGHKVEEKPINKELDETIELEPLTGEDSHKIEEYYPKGPKGKGKGKKTKGKENMDSNVERRNSAKRELEEITFGEESAHASKRVKVN from the exons ATGGCGAGAACAAAAGCATCTGCCGGCGCTAAAG TGGCGTCAGGTAAAAGTAGTAAAGCAAGATGTAGCGTAGCGATACCTGCTAGCTCGTCAGGATCTTCAG GCAGCAGTGATCGGGCGGGacgcagcggcggcggcggtggtgGCAATTCGGTGTGTCCACGGGAGACCCCTAAATGGCAGAAACCCATCACTAATTTCTTCATATGCAAAGAACCTGCTCGGGGCTCTGATAATGAGGATGAAGGTGCTGAAG CATCAAGTTCTAAGCCGGAGGCTCCGAAACCAATTGTAGACTCAGATGAGGGTCATAAGGTTGAGGAGAAACCGATAAACAAAGAACTGGATGAAACTATTGAATTGGAGCCCTTAACag GGGAAGACAGCCACAAAATAGAGGAATATTACCCCAAAGGGCCAAAGGGCAAGGGTAAAGGCAAAAAAACTAAGGGCAAAGAGAACATGGACAGTAATGTCGAGAGAAGAAACTCCGCAAAGCGTGAACTGGAAGAAATCACTTTTGGGGAAGAGTCTGCACATGCCAGTAAAAGGGTAAAAGTTAATTGA